From the genome of Parazoarcus communis, one region includes:
- a CDS encoding PQQ-dependent catabolism-associated beta-propeller protein, with amino-acid sequence MRLNSLSMALAASALLLLPVSAVHAKGSGQIFVSSENDNAVTVLDGKTYAVVKTIPTGERPRDMRLSTDGQKLFVIASNSERVDVIDIARLAVERSIEVGEDPEMFAFSPDSKRFYVSMEEDAKVSVIDVAAGKKVAEIEVGEEPEGVMMSPDGKRLYVTSEVANMVHVIDTATNEIAANIVVGNRPRRFAATPDSSEIWVTNELGGSVTIIDGRKNEIKGTVSFAPKGFRADDVTPVGIAMTRDGKTAYVTLGRANHVAVVDVASRAVKEYVLVGQRAWGVTLSRDQSRLFVVNGLSDDMSIVDTRNNKVLRSVPVGRVPHTAVIDD; translated from the coding sequence ATGCGTCTGAACTCCCTCAGCATGGCACTCGCTGCCAGTGCGCTGTTACTTCTGCCTGTGAGCGCCGTGCACGCCAAGGGCTCCGGCCAGATCTTTGTCAGCAGCGAGAACGACAATGCGGTGACCGTGCTCGACGGCAAGACCTACGCGGTGGTGAAGACCATTCCCACCGGTGAGCGACCGCGCGACATGAGGCTCAGCACTGACGGCCAGAAACTGTTCGTGATCGCGAGCAATTCCGAGCGGGTGGACGTGATCGACATCGCCAGGCTGGCGGTGGAACGCTCGATTGAAGTCGGCGAAGATCCGGAGATGTTCGCCTTCAGCCCTGACAGCAAGCGCTTCTATGTGTCGATGGAAGAAGACGCCAAGGTGTCGGTGATCGACGTCGCGGCCGGCAAGAAAGTGGCCGAGATCGAGGTCGGCGAGGAGCCTGAGGGCGTGATGATGAGCCCTGACGGCAAGCGCCTGTATGTGACCTCGGAAGTTGCCAACATGGTGCATGTGATCGACACCGCGACCAACGAAATCGCCGCCAATATCGTGGTCGGCAACCGGCCGCGCCGCTTCGCCGCCACCCCGGACAGCAGCGAGATCTGGGTCACCAACGAACTCGGCGGCTCGGTCACCATCATCGATGGCAGGAAAAACGAGATCAAGGGCACCGTATCGTTCGCGCCCAAGGGCTTCCGTGCCGACGATGTGACCCCGGTCGGCATCGCCATGACCCGCGACGGCAAGACCGCCTATGTCACCCTGGGGCGTGCCAACCATGTCGCCGTGGTCGATGTCGCCAGCCGTGCGGTGAAGGAATACGTGCTGGTCGGGCAGCGCGCGTGGGGTGTCACCCTGAGCCGCGACCAAAGTCGGTTGTTCGTTGTGAATGGGCTGTCGGACGACATGTCGATCGTTGATACCAGGAACAACAAGGTGTTGCGTTCGGTTCCGGTCGGGCGCGTGCCGCATACCGCGGTGATTGACGACTGA
- a CDS encoding ABC transporter ATP-binding protein produces MHEDVVVAQWSLQVEEVRKSYGTREALKGVSLTVRPGEFVALLGPNGAGKSTLFQLLTGLFNADGGVVRVCGHDMQREPVRALGRIGVVFQQMTLDLDLSVEANLVFHARLHGIAGRESKARIADALQRLGLSERAHDRVRELSGGNRRKVELARALVHKPSVLLMDEATVGLDPASRRQLLDEVLALREGGVGILWASHLVDEAEEADRVIVLHRGKILAEGTPQSLVAASGVASLAEAFMTMTEGGEPSSGSLQSSK; encoded by the coding sequence ATGCATGAGGACGTGGTGGTCGCGCAGTGGTCGCTGCAGGTCGAGGAGGTGCGCAAATCCTACGGCACGCGCGAGGCGCTCAAGGGCGTCAGCCTGACGGTGAGGCCGGGCGAGTTCGTTGCGCTGCTGGGGCCGAACGGGGCGGGCAAGAGCACCCTGTTCCAGCTGCTTACCGGCCTGTTCAATGCCGACGGCGGCGTGGTGCGGGTGTGCGGTCACGACATGCAGCGCGAACCGGTGCGAGCGCTGGGCCGTATCGGCGTGGTGTTTCAGCAGATGACGCTCGACCTCGACCTGAGCGTGGAGGCCAATCTGGTGTTTCACGCCCGCCTGCATGGCATCGCCGGGCGCGAATCGAAGGCCCGGATTGCGGATGCGCTGCAACGGCTGGGGCTGTCCGAACGCGCCCACGACCGGGTACGCGAGCTCTCCGGCGGCAACCGGCGCAAGGTCGAACTGGCGCGGGCGCTGGTGCACAAACCCTCGGTCTTGCTGATGGACGAGGCCACGGTGGGGCTCGACCCTGCCTCGCGTCGACAGCTGCTGGACGAGGTGCTGGCGCTGCGCGAGGGCGGCGTGGGTATTTTGTGGGCCTCGCACCTGGTGGATGAGGCTGAGGAAGCCGATCGCGTGATCGTGCTGCACCGTGGAAAGATCCTCGCCGAAGGAACGCCGCAGTCGCTGGTGGCCGCTTCCGGTGTGGCGTCGCTGGCCGAGGCTTTCATGACCATGACGGAGGGTGGCGAACCCTCATCAGGATCGCTGCAGTCGTCAAAATGA
- a CDS encoding ABC transporter ATP-binding protein yields the protein MLDIEIVRKCYPDRGGRSHIALADLRLQVQPGEFVCVVGPSGCGKSTLLNVVGGLDHDVSGRVTLDGSPLQDGIGFMFQEPRLMPWLTVIENVLLVAGDDPTAPARARDLLQAMELGDVLDAYPGRLSGGMQRRVALARAFVIEPRVLLMDEPFVSLDAPTADRLRAMLVSLWQRCNTSVLFVTHDLREALALGGRVCFMSGAPGRVMLEWREGLSGPRLPNDAAVLALQRELLDRHPALLAGLLDQSGNAGQGRAQGRNNIEVRTDA from the coding sequence ATGCTGGATATCGAGATTGTGCGCAAGTGTTATCCGGACCGGGGCGGGCGCTCGCATATTGCGCTGGCAGATTTGCGGCTGCAGGTCCAGCCGGGCGAATTTGTCTGTGTGGTCGGCCCCTCGGGCTGCGGCAAGAGCACCTTGCTCAACGTCGTCGGCGGGCTCGATCACGATGTGAGCGGGCGCGTCACCCTGGATGGCAGTCCCTTGCAGGACGGCATCGGCTTCATGTTCCAGGAGCCGCGTCTGATGCCGTGGCTGACCGTGATCGAGAACGTGCTGCTGGTGGCGGGCGATGATCCGACTGCACCGGCACGGGCGCGCGACCTGTTGCAGGCGATGGAACTGGGCGACGTGCTCGACGCCTATCCGGGCCGGCTCTCCGGCGGCATGCAGCGCCGGGTGGCGCTGGCGCGGGCCTTCGTGATCGAGCCCCGGGTGCTGCTGATGGACGAGCCCTTCGTGTCGCTCGACGCGCCCACCGCCGACCGCCTGCGCGCGATGCTGGTCAGTTTGTGGCAGCGCTGCAATACCTCCGTGCTGTTCGTTACCCACGACCTGCGCGAGGCACTGGCGCTGGGCGGTCGCGTGTGTTTCATGTCCGGTGCGCCGGGCAGGGTGATGCTGGAGTGGCGGGAAGGGTTGAGCGGTCCGCGCTTGCCCAACGATGCCGCGGTGCTCGCACTGCAGCGCGAACTGCTCGACCGCCATCCGGCCCTGCTGGCCGGTTTGCTGGATCAAAGTGGAAATGCAGGTCAGGGAAGGGCACAGGGCAGAAACAACATTGAGGTGCGCACGGATGCATGA
- a CDS encoding ABC transporter permease, whose translation MERVQGAGHDTAAQHLAAASAPLSRRFRHGGDAGVRLASLLVFVVLWHVLASVLQSNALPAPLTVFGRVIDETLSLVMPYHLGITLSRVVIAFAAAMVIGTVIGIAMGRWRTLDLFLDGWLVLGLNVPALVTIILCYVWFGLNDTAAIVAVAINKIPTVIVTVREGARAVDPRLMQVASAYRLPRWRTLSRVYLPQLYPYLMAAARTGLSLIWKIVLVVELLGRSNGIGFQLNVFFQFFDIAGILAYTLVFAAIVLVVEAFALRPLERRLTRWRG comes from the coding sequence ATCGAGCGGGTCCAGGGCGCCGGCCACGACACCGCTGCACAGCATCTGGCTGCGGCATCCGCGCCACTTTCCAGGCGCTTTCGCCATGGCGGCGACGCGGGCGTTCGCCTCGCTTCGCTGCTCGTGTTCGTGGTGTTGTGGCATGTGCTGGCGTCCGTGCTGCAGAGCAACGCGCTGCCAGCGCCGCTGACGGTGTTCGGTCGTGTGATCGACGAAACCCTGTCGCTGGTGATGCCGTATCACCTGGGCATCACCCTGTCGCGGGTGGTGATCGCGTTTGCCGCCGCGATGGTGATTGGCACCGTGATCGGCATCGCGATGGGGCGCTGGCGCACGCTCGATCTCTTCCTCGACGGATGGCTGGTGCTCGGGCTCAATGTGCCGGCGCTGGTCACGATCATCCTGTGTTACGTCTGGTTCGGCCTCAACGACACCGCCGCGATTGTCGCGGTGGCGATCAACAAGATCCCCACCGTGATCGTTACCGTGCGCGAGGGCGCACGTGCGGTCGATCCGCGCCTGATGCAGGTCGCCAGCGCCTATCGCCTGCCGCGCTGGCGCACGCTGTCACGGGTGTATCTGCCGCAGCTCTACCCCTATCTGATGGCAGCCGCGCGCACCGGGCTGTCGCTGATCTGGAAGATCGTGCTGGTGGTGGAGCTGCTCGGGCGCAGCAACGGCATCGGCTTCCAGCTCAATGTCTTCTTCCAGTTCTTCGACATCGCCGGCATCCTGGCCTATACGCTGGTGTTCGCCGCGATCGTGCTGGTGGTCGAGGCCTTTGCGCTGCGCCCGCTCGAGCGCCGGCTGACGCGGTGGAGGGGCTGA
- a CDS encoding ABC transporter substrate-binding protein, with protein sequence MMSFLRAGLALFALLCLTAAPVRAAELPVLRVGVLQFGTVSWELAVMQKGGFAEREGVRIEVVPLALKDAANIAMLGSAVDVVVNDWIWVARQRAEGQDFTFVPYSLAVGGVMVRPDAGVKTFADLKGKRLGVAGGPLDKSWLLLRAYARRTVGADAAGWLEPAFVAPPLLNELMLRGEFPAAMNFWHYGARLRAAGMVPLLSMGEILRTLDVDAELPLVGWVFREKWAAAHPQAIRSFLRASAATKQHMLESDAVWDELRPMMKVTDDATFVALREGFRAGIPAASMGESEQVARKVFAILAAEGGQALVGKATSLASGTFWAGGLER encoded by the coding sequence ATGATGTCGTTTCTGAGAGCCGGCCTGGCGCTCTTCGCGCTGCTATGCCTCACGGCGGCGCCGGTTCGTGCTGCCGAACTGCCGGTGCTGCGGGTTGGCGTGCTGCAGTTCGGCACGGTCAGCTGGGAACTGGCGGTGATGCAGAAAGGCGGGTTTGCCGAGCGCGAGGGCGTGCGGATCGAGGTCGTGCCGCTGGCGCTGAAGGATGCAGCCAATATCGCCATGCTCGGCAGTGCAGTCGATGTCGTGGTCAATGACTGGATCTGGGTTGCGCGTCAGCGCGCCGAGGGGCAGGACTTCACCTTTGTGCCGTATTCGCTGGCGGTGGGCGGGGTGATGGTGCGTCCCGACGCCGGGGTCAAAACGTTCGCCGACCTCAAGGGCAAGCGTCTGGGTGTGGCCGGCGGGCCACTCGACAAGAGCTGGCTGCTGCTGCGCGCCTATGCCCGCCGCACCGTGGGAGCGGACGCCGCAGGCTGGCTGGAGCCGGCTTTCGTTGCGCCGCCGCTGCTCAACGAGCTGATGCTGCGCGGGGAATTTCCCGCGGCGATGAACTTCTGGCACTACGGCGCGCGCCTGCGGGCCGCGGGCATGGTGCCGCTGCTGAGCATGGGCGAGATCCTGCGCACCCTCGACGTGGATGCCGAGTTGCCGCTGGTGGGCTGGGTTTTTCGTGAGAAGTGGGCGGCGGCGCATCCGCAGGCGATACGCAGTTTTTTGCGCGCCTCGGCCGCGACCAAGCAGCACATGCTTGAATCGGACGCGGTGTGGGATGAGCTGCGGCCGATGATGAAGGTCACGGACGATGCCACTTTCGTGGCGCTGCGCGAGGGATTCCGTGCGGGCATTCCCGCTGCGAGCATGGGTGAGTCCGAGCAGGTGGCACGCAAGGTGTTCGCCATCCTCGCCGCCGAGGGCGGGCAGGCCTTGGTCGGCAAGGCCACATCGCTTGCCAGCGGTACCTTCTGGGCCGGGGGCCTGGAACGGTGA
- the pqqA gene encoding pyrroloquinoline quinone precursor peptide PqqA: MKWETPAACDFRFGFEITMYIATR, encoded by the coding sequence ATGAAATGGGAAACCCCTGCAGCCTGCGATTTTCGTTTTGGGTTTGAAATCACGATGTACATCGCCACCCGTTAA
- the arfB gene encoding alternative ribosome rescue aminoacyl-tRNA hydrolase ArfB: protein MRIHFTILPEEVDITAIRAQGSGGQNVNKVSNAVHLRFDIAASSLPEAIRERLLRLGDQRISKDGVIIIKAQAFRSLEKNRAEAIRRLEELIESAATVQKTRRPTRPTRGSVTRRLEGKTRRAAVKAGRGRVGE, encoded by the coding sequence ATGCGCATCCATTTCACCATCCTGCCGGAAGAAGTCGACATTACCGCCATCCGCGCCCAGGGCTCGGGTGGGCAGAACGTCAACAAGGTGTCGAACGCGGTGCACCTGCGCTTCGACATCGCCGCATCGTCGCTGCCCGAGGCCATCCGCGAGCGCCTGCTGCGCCTCGGCGACCAGCGCATCAGCAAGGACGGCGTGATCATCATCAAGGCACAGGCCTTTCGCAGCCTGGAAAAGAATCGTGCCGAGGCAATCCGCCGACTGGAGGAACTCATCGAGAGCGCGGCCACGGTGCAAAAGACGCGCCGACCGACGCGCCCCACCCGGGGCTCGGTTACGCGCCGGCTTGAAGGCAAGACCCGGCGCGCCGCGGTCAAGGCCGGAAGAGGAAGGGTCGGCGAGTAG
- a CDS encoding DUF411 domain-containing protein codes for MNPHSTRFRLPHRLVLATALVAAVSASPALAAGEEVTMYKDPNCGCCGKWAEHMRENGFKVKEIASAQMSDVKRSAGVPQALGSCHTAKVGGYVVEGHVPAADVKRMLTEQPKIVGISAPGMPMGSPGMEGPYPADRYKVVSFGSDGSHEVFASH; via the coding sequence ATGAACCCGCATTCCACACGATTCCGTCTTCCGCATCGACTCGTGCTCGCCACCGCGCTGGTCGCGGCCGTATCGGCCTCGCCTGCACTGGCTGCCGGCGAGGAGGTGACGATGTACAAGGACCCGAATTGCGGCTGTTGCGGCAAATGGGCCGAGCACATGCGTGAGAACGGCTTCAAGGTGAAAGAGATCGCTTCAGCGCAGATGAGCGACGTCAAGCGCAGCGCCGGCGTACCGCAGGCGCTCGGCTCGTGCCACACCGCGAAGGTGGGCGGCTATGTGGTCGAAGGCCATGTGCCGGCCGCTGATGTGAAGCGGATGCTGACCGAGCAGCCGAAGATCGTCGGCATCTCGGCGCCGGGCATGCCGATGGGTTCGCCTGGCATGGAGGGGCCGTATCCGGCCGATCGTTACAAGGTCGTCAGTTTCGGCAGCGACGGCAGTCACGAGGTTTTCGCCAGCCACTGA
- a CDS encoding heavy metal sensor histidine kinase, with the protein MRVPLSLTARLGLLFAVLTACLLIVVGVVLGRAAEDHFRELDEHELSGKFSLIAKLLQRVGSAAELEALPQALDDAFTGHDGVSLLMRDDEGSVIYVLNASQFAPAQLAGEALANGSGAWRLDGRDFVGRETVLEMPLSSRPVRVLLGLDIVHHTRFLDEVRMRMWIGIVVATAVAALLGWLAAHRGLAPLRRVTEVARRQSADRLGVRLIEGDAPAEVRELVEALNGMFERLERSFQRLADFSADIAHELRTPVSNLMTQTAVALSRARSTEEYREVLGSNLEEYERIARMVSDMLFLAQTENGHLPRPAEVVSLADEARALAEFYDALAEEQGVRVEVNGEARVSGDRLMLRRAVSNLLSNALRHASRGTTVDIDVSASKGEAVLRVCNAGDSIAPEQLGRIFERFHRAGPERHRHGEGAGLGLAITRSIVEAHGGRVSAVSDAGRTVFEIVLPLASFS; encoded by the coding sequence GTGCGCGTTCCGCTGTCGCTGACCGCACGCCTGGGATTGCTCTTCGCGGTACTCACCGCCTGTCTGCTTATTGTCGTCGGGGTCGTGCTCGGACGTGCTGCCGAGGATCACTTTCGCGAGCTGGACGAGCACGAACTGTCGGGCAAGTTCAGCCTGATCGCCAAGCTGTTGCAGCGGGTGGGTTCTGCTGCGGAGCTGGAGGCGCTTCCGCAGGCGCTGGACGATGCCTTTACCGGTCACGACGGGGTGTCGCTGTTGATGCGCGACGATGAGGGCAGCGTGATCTACGTGCTCAACGCATCACAGTTTGCCCCTGCCCAACTCGCAGGCGAGGCTCTCGCCAATGGTAGCGGGGCGTGGCGGCTGGACGGGCGTGACTTCGTGGGGCGCGAAACAGTGCTGGAGATGCCGCTTTCCTCGCGTCCGGTCCGGGTGCTGCTCGGGCTTGATATTGTTCATCACACCCGCTTCCTCGACGAGGTGCGCATGCGGATGTGGATCGGTATCGTGGTGGCGACGGCCGTGGCCGCGCTGCTGGGCTGGCTGGCCGCGCACAGAGGTCTCGCACCCCTGCGCCGGGTGACCGAGGTGGCAAGGCGGCAGTCGGCGGATCGTCTCGGCGTACGCCTGATCGAGGGCGATGCGCCGGCCGAGGTGCGCGAACTGGTAGAGGCGCTCAACGGCATGTTCGAACGCCTCGAACGGTCCTTCCAGCGCCTCGCCGACTTCTCCGCCGATATCGCCCACGAACTGCGCACGCCGGTCTCCAACCTGATGACGCAGACCGCCGTCGCGCTGTCGCGTGCGCGCAGCACCGAAGAGTACCGCGAAGTGCTTGGCTCGAATCTGGAGGAGTACGAACGCATCGCGCGCATGGTGAGCGACATGCTGTTTCTGGCGCAGACCGAGAACGGACACCTGCCGCGACCCGCCGAAGTGGTGTCGCTGGCCGACGAGGCACGCGCGCTGGCAGAGTTCTACGATGCGCTCGCCGAGGAACAGGGCGTGCGTGTCGAGGTCAACGGAGAAGCACGGGTCAGCGGCGACCGACTGATGTTGCGGCGCGCGGTTTCAAACCTGCTGTCGAATGCCCTCAGGCACGCGTCGCGCGGCACAACGGTGGACATCGATGTTTCGGCTTCGAAGGGTGAGGCCGTGCTGCGGGTGTGCAACGCCGGCGACAGCATCGCCCCCGAGCAGCTTGGCCGGATCTTTGAACGCTTTCACCGCGCAGGGCCGGAGCGTCACCGGCATGGCGAGGGCGCCGGACTGGGGTTGGCCATCACCCGCTCGATTGTCGAGGCCCACGGCGGGCGCGTGAGCGCAGTATCGGACGCGGGGCGCACGGTCTTCGAGATTGTCCTTCCGCTGGCGTCTTTTTCCTGA
- a CDS encoding heavy metal response regulator transcription factor, with amino-acid sequence MKILIVEDEPKTGDYLRQGLVEAGFVVDLARDGLDGLHLALGGGYDLIVLDVMLPSLDGWGVLQTVRGQGQEMPVLFLTARDQVEDRVRGLELGADDYLVKPFAFSELLARVRTLLRRGKAKEPELLRAADLELDLVRRRVLRAGVRIDLTAKEFALLELLLRRQGEVLPRSLIASQVWDMNFDSDTNVIEVAVRRLRAKVDEPFEPRLIRTVRGMGYVLEATGES; translated from the coding sequence GTGAAGATCCTGATTGTCGAGGACGAACCCAAAACCGGCGACTACCTGCGCCAGGGCCTGGTCGAGGCGGGCTTCGTGGTCGATCTCGCGCGCGACGGACTCGACGGTCTGCACCTGGCGCTTGGCGGCGGTTACGACCTGATCGTGCTCGACGTGATGCTGCCCTCGCTTGATGGCTGGGGCGTATTGCAGACCGTGCGCGGGCAGGGGCAGGAGATGCCGGTGCTCTTTCTTACGGCGCGCGACCAGGTCGAGGACAGGGTGCGTGGCCTGGAGCTCGGGGCCGATGACTACCTGGTGAAGCCGTTTGCCTTTTCCGAGCTGCTTGCCCGTGTGCGTACCCTGTTGCGCCGGGGCAAGGCGAAGGAGCCCGAGCTGCTGCGTGCGGCCGACCTCGAACTCGACCTCGTGCGCAGGCGCGTGCTGCGCGCGGGTGTGCGCATCGACCTCACCGCCAAGGAGTTCGCGCTGCTTGAGTTGCTGCTGCGGCGGCAGGGCGAGGTGCTGCCGCGTTCGCTGATCGCCTCGCAGGTGTGGGACATGAATTTCGACAGCGACACCAACGTGATCGAAGTGGCCGTGCGGCGGTTGCGCGCCAAGGTGGACGAGCCCTTCGAGCCGCGCCTGATCCGTACCGTGCGCGGCATGGGCTACGTGCTCGAAGCGACCGGGGAGAGCTGA
- a CDS encoding cupredoxin domain-containing protein yields MTSRRRFIAAGIASGLLGFTSMARAHGDAAHTGKAKTPDAAEQQAWGIAGAPGKAHRTIRIEMSDDMRFTPDRIAVRLGETIRFEHHNTGAVLHEMVIGTPETLAEHAALMMRFPDMVHDEPWMAHVPAGEKAEMTWTFNRAGDFEFACLMPGHYQAGMKGALIVR; encoded by the coding sequence ATGACCAGCCGCCGCCGCTTTATTGCTGCCGGTATCGCCAGCGGCTTGCTTGGCTTCACCTCCATGGCGCGCGCCCATGGCGACGCTGCCCACACTGGCAAGGCAAAGACACCCGATGCCGCCGAGCAGCAGGCGTGGGGAATTGCCGGCGCACCCGGCAAGGCGCACCGCACGATCCGCATCGAAATGAGCGACGACATGCGCTTCACCCCGGACCGTATCGCGGTGAGGCTGGGCGAAACCATCCGCTTCGAGCACCACAACACGGGTGCGGTACTGCACGAGATGGTCATCGGCACGCCGGAAACACTCGCCGAGCACGCAGCCCTGATGATGCGTTTTCCAGACATGGTGCATGACGAGCCGTGGATGGCGCACGTCCCGGCCGGCGAGAAGGCGGAAATGACCTGGACCTTCAACCGCGCAGGGGATTTCGAATTTGCCTGCCTGATGCCGGGCCACTATCAGGCAGGCATGAAAGGCGCGCTCATCGTCCGTTGA
- a CDS encoding copper-binding protein, with the protein MKTTLATLAVATFATLAISAPALASNDHAGHQAGMGNMHDAAGMMSEGTVKKLDAAAGKLTISHGPLANLDMPPMTMVFRASDPALLNGVKVGDRIRFKAERVSGAFTVTELEVAK; encoded by the coding sequence ATGAAAACCACCCTCGCCACCCTTGCCGTCGCCACCTTCGCCACCCTCGCGATCAGTGCCCCTGCGCTTGCCAGCAACGACCACGCTGGGCACCAGGCCGGCATGGGCAACATGCACGACGCTGCCGGGATGATGTCAGAGGGCACGGTGAAAAAGCTCGACGCGGCTGCAGGCAAGCTCACCATCAGCCACGGCCCGCTCGCCAACCTCGACATGCCGCCCATGACCATGGTGTTTCGCGCCAGCGATCCTGCCCTGCTGAATGGCGTAAAGGTTGGAGACAGGATCCGCTTCAAGGCGGAGCGCGTCAGTGGTGCCTTTACCGTGACCGAACTGGAAGTCGCCAAGTAA
- a CDS encoding TolC family protein, with protein sequence MTDLRLPRGLLATSVLYALLSAAPALADGPMLGGSVDGLIEHARLHNPAFAAERAEAEAARERIEPAGALPDPAFQIELMDATNTMRGGGTTILPGEVGETRYRVVQSFPAWGKRELDVRAATARAGRADAGREAVWLELSASIKGAWLRYYAADREAVLNRDALRLLQGLEEITLSRYRLGLLPQQAVLRAQREITAQRLSLVAVEQRRRTAAAALNALLARAPNSPLAAPAEPAPLVDLPPIDQLLTHTRDRNPLLAAEAAGVEAARFERDRTWRDRYPDFSIGLTNNRPRGGDPSWDVMFEVMIPLQQSARRAREREATYMLTAADARREAVEAKLQGELGSAHAAYSAGHDSLRLLRGTLLPQAEATRDASRSAFAAGSVDFDTVLEAERQLVATRLALLQAELDARLALTELEKIAGELP encoded by the coding sequence ATGACTGATCTGCGCCTTCCCCGGGGACTGCTGGCAACTTCGGTCCTCTATGCCTTGCTCAGTGCCGCGCCGGCGCTGGCCGACGGCCCGATGCTCGGCGGCAGCGTCGACGGACTGATCGAACATGCCCGCCTCCACAACCCGGCCTTTGCCGCCGAACGGGCCGAGGCCGAGGCTGCACGCGAGCGCATCGAACCCGCCGGCGCGCTGCCAGACCCGGCATTCCAGATCGAACTGATGGACGCCACCAACACCATGCGCGGTGGCGGCACAACGATTCTGCCGGGCGAGGTGGGCGAAACCCGCTATCGCGTGGTGCAGTCGTTTCCCGCCTGGGGCAAACGCGAACTCGACGTCCGCGCCGCCACCGCACGTGCAGGACGCGCCGACGCCGGACGCGAAGCAGTGTGGCTGGAGCTGAGCGCGAGCATCAAGGGCGCGTGGCTGCGCTACTACGCAGCCGACCGCGAAGCCGTATTGAACCGGGACGCACTGCGCCTGCTGCAGGGTCTTGAGGAAATCACCCTCTCACGCTACCGCCTCGGCCTGCTGCCGCAGCAGGCCGTACTGCGCGCGCAACGCGAGATCACCGCCCAGCGCCTGTCCCTGGTTGCCGTCGAGCAGCGCCGCCGCACGGCCGCCGCCGCCCTCAACGCACTGCTCGCGCGCGCACCGAACAGCCCGCTTGCCGCACCGGCGGAACCGGCGCCGCTCGTCGACCTGCCGCCCATCGACCAGCTGCTGACACATACCCGCGACCGTAACCCGCTGCTTGCAGCCGAAGCCGCCGGCGTTGAAGCCGCCCGCTTCGAGCGCGACCGCACCTGGCGCGACCGCTACCCGGACTTCAGCATCGGCCTCACCAACAACCGTCCGCGCGGGGGCGACCCATCATGGGATGTGATGTTCGAGGTCATGATTCCGCTGCAGCAATCGGCACGGCGGGCCCGCGAGCGCGAGGCGACCTACATGCTGACAGCTGCCGACGCCCGCCGCGAAGCGGTGGAGGCGAAGCTGCAGGGTGAGCTTGGCAGCGCACATGCAGCCTACAGCGCGGGCCACGACAGCCTGCGCCTGTTGCGCGGCACCCTGCTGCCGCAGGCAGAAGCCACGCGTGACGCCAGCCGCTCGGCCTTTGCCGCCGGCAGCGTCGACTTCGACACCGTGCTCGAAGCCGAGCGCCAGTTGGTGGCCACCCGCCTCGCCCTGCTGCAGGCCGAACTCGACGCACGCCTTGCATTGACCGAACTCGAAAAGATTGCTGGAGAGCTGCCGTGA